One Enterococcus silesiacus genomic window carries:
- a CDS encoding type I-C CRISPR-associated protein Cas7/Csd2: protein MTVLTHKIDFKVITSVTNANPNGDPLNGNRPRQNFEGYGEISDVAIKRKIRNRLQDMGEKIFVQSDDRADDGLKSLKDRVDSVEELNKIAADKKKADVNRFSEVACETWIDTRSFGQVFAFKGLELSVGVRGPVSIQTAVSLEPIDINTMQITKSVNSVSEGGGKSSDTMGTKHFVDFGVYVFNGSINVQLAEKTGFTEADAEKIKEALTTLFENDASSARPDGSMAVEKVYWWEHPSKMGKASSAKVHRSVKIEKIPEVDRAKSFDDYTVTVEPLEGIELSVIEGL, encoded by the coding sequence ATGACAGTTTTAACACACAAAATCGACTTTAAGGTAATCACATCAGTAACAAATGCTAATCCAAACGGAGATCCGTTAAACGGCAACCGACCACGTCAAAATTTTGAAGGTTATGGCGAGATTTCGGATGTAGCGATCAAACGGAAAATACGCAATCGTCTACAAGATATGGGAGAGAAAATTTTTGTGCAATCTGATGATCGGGCAGATGATGGATTGAAGAGCTTGAAAGACCGCGTAGATTCTGTCGAAGAATTAAATAAAATTGCTGCTGATAAAAAGAAAGCAGATGTGAACCGATTTAGTGAAGTAGCTTGTGAAACGTGGATCGATACGCGTAGTTTTGGACAGGTATTTGCATTTAAAGGATTGGAACTTTCTGTAGGTGTTCGTGGTCCAGTTTCCATACAAACTGCAGTCAGCCTTGAACCAATCGACATTAATACAATGCAAATCACAAAAAGTGTCAATTCAGTCAGTGAGGGTGGCGGAAAAAGCTCTGACACCATGGGAACCAAACATTTCGTCGACTTTGGCGTCTATGTCTTCAACGGCAGCATCAACGTCCAACTAGCAGAAAAAACAGGTTTTACCGAAGCGGATGCAGAAAAAATCAAAGAAGCCCTAACAACTCTTTTCGAAAACGACGCATCATCCGCTCGTCCAGATGGCAGTATGGCAGTCGAAAAGGTTTACTGGTGGGAACACCCAAGCAAAATGGGCAAAGCATCATCCGCGAAAGTCCATCGCTCTGTAAAAATCGAAAAAATTCCTGAAGTTGATCGTGCAAAATCATTTGACGATTACACAGTAACTGTTGAACCACTAGAAGGAATCGAGCTATCTGTCATCGAAGGGCTATAA
- a CDS encoding Crp/Fnr family transcriptional regulator codes for MDSHVLQEYLDDHSFPVVVKKKRTYLTYEGLQDRYAYILKSGIIKTSVISPDGREFNLRYINSLEIVSLLRDEYSQFIDAPFNIRIESEQAELYQIDRVQFWKDINQSKELQMYVKDYYRVRLMYSMKKMQQMLMNGKFGAVCTQIYELYDTFGVQIDDGLLIDFVVTNEEIAHFCGITSASSVNRMMQQLKDLGAIKIQERKIVITDLEILKDNIIL; via the coding sequence ATGGATAGCCACGTGTTACAAGAATACTTAGACGATCATTCGTTTCCAGTCGTAGTGAAGAAAAAGAGAACGTACCTTACTTATGAAGGGTTACAAGACCGTTATGCTTATATTTTAAAAAGCGGCATTATCAAAACCAGCGTTATTTCGCCAGATGGACGAGAATTCAATCTTAGATATATCAATAGCTTGGAAATCGTTTCGCTTTTAAGGGATGAATATTCTCAGTTTATCGATGCGCCGTTTAATATTCGAATCGAGTCAGAGCAGGCAGAGTTGTATCAGATCGATCGTGTTCAGTTTTGGAAGGATATCAATCAAAGCAAAGAACTGCAGATGTATGTGAAAGATTATTATCGTGTGCGTTTGATGTATTCAATGAAAAAGATGCAGCAGATGTTGATGAATGGGAAATTTGGTGCGGTTTGCACTCAGATTTATGAGTTATATGATACGTTTGGTGTGCAAATAGATGACGGATTATTGATTGATTTTGTGGTGACAAATGAAGAGATTGCTCATTTTTGTGGCATTACTTCTGCTAGTAGCGTCAATCGAATGATGCAGCAGTTGAAGGATTTAGGAGCAATTAAGATTCAGGAACGGAAGATTGTCATTACAGATCTGGAGATTTTGAAGGATAATATTATTTTGTAG
- a CDS encoding toxin-antitoxin system antitoxin subunit, translated as MNTVSFRLSNDEKDFMQRLADSKEISLSELAKTTILESLENQIDLETYNNLMKKHQINDESISHAEMMQELI; from the coding sequence ATGAATACAGTGTCATTTAGATTATCTAACGATGAAAAAGATTTTATGCAAAGGCTGGCTGACTCTAAAGAGATATCCTTATCTGAACTTGCTAAGACAACAATTTTGGAAAGCCTAGAAAATCAGATTGATTTAGAAACATACAATAATCTGATGAAAAAGCATCAAATAAATGACGAAAGTATTTCTCATGCTGAAATGATGCAGGAGCTTATTTAA
- a CDS encoding type I-C CRISPR-associated protein Cas5, protein MKYKNQISFRVEGEYALFTDPLTKMGGEKMTYQVPTYQALKGITESIYWKPSIVYYIDEVRVIKSIQMESKGMRPMKYNDSSASDLAYYTYLKKPVYEVKVHFEFNQHRPDLKGDWNEDKHYQILKRSIKAGGRRDIFLGTRECQGYVEPVEFGVAKGDYDAYEGELHFGTMVHGLSYPDETGRDELAVRLWHPIMEKGIIQFPRPEACTLVRPLRTMQAKTFELSEIEPVDQLFESLEQEVE, encoded by the coding sequence ATGAAATATAAAAATCAAATTTCTTTTAGAGTTGAAGGTGAGTATGCTCTTTTTACTGATCCTTTGACAAAAATGGGTGGAGAAAAGATGACCTATCAAGTTCCTACCTATCAAGCCTTAAAAGGAATTACCGAAAGTATCTACTGGAAACCATCAATTGTTTATTACATTGATGAAGTACGTGTAATTAAATCAATTCAAATGGAATCTAAAGGCATGCGCCCAATGAAATACAATGACAGCAGTGCAAGTGATTTAGCTTATTATACGTATTTGAAAAAGCCTGTTTATGAAGTGAAAGTCCATTTTGAGTTTAATCAACATCGTCCTGATTTAAAAGGCGATTGGAATGAAGATAAACATTATCAAATTTTAAAACGTTCAATCAAAGCTGGCGGAAGAAGGGATATTTTTCTAGGTACGCGAGAATGTCAGGGATATGTGGAACCTGTTGAGTTTGGTGTGGCAAAAGGGGACTATGATGCGTATGAAGGTGAGCTACATTTTGGCACAATGGTGCATGGGTTATCCTATCCAGATGAAACAGGGAGAGACGAACTAGCTGTTCGTTTGTGGCACCCGATTATGGAAAAAGGGATTATTCAGTTTCCTCGCCCAGAAGCATGTACCTTAGTTCGACCGCTTAGAACGATGCAAGCTAAAACATTTGAACTTTCAGAAATAGAACCCGTCGATCAGTTATTTGAATCCTTGGAACAGGAGGTCGAATGA
- a CDS encoding CRISPR-associated protein Cas4 — protein sequence MYDEQDYLMISGIQHFLFCRRQWALIHIEQQWQENVLTLEGQYLHEKADQPTIREKRKDRLIVRALPIHSPTLGITGICDVVEFVQDPNGVTLNGETGTYLPVPVEYKHGKPKQELSDILQLTAQAVCLEEMLVCEVPKGYLYYHETKRREEIEITPALREELQKNVAEMHQYWKRRYTPKVKTGNFCKKCSLQNICLPKLMNVQTVKGYLDRRLCE from the coding sequence ATGTACGATGAACAAGATTATTTAATGATTTCAGGTATTCAACATTTTCTGTTCTGCCGTCGTCAATGGGCGTTGATCCATATTGAGCAGCAATGGCAAGAAAATGTGCTGACGTTGGAAGGTCAATATTTACATGAAAAAGCCGATCAACCAACAATTCGTGAAAAGCGCAAAGATCGTTTGATTGTTCGCGCATTGCCAATCCATTCACCAACTTTAGGAATTACTGGAATCTGTGATGTGGTGGAATTTGTGCAAGATCCAAACGGTGTAACATTAAACGGAGAAACGGGAACTTATTTACCTGTACCAGTTGAATACAAGCATGGTAAACCCAAACAAGAGCTTAGTGATATATTACAATTAACAGCTCAAGCCGTTTGCTTAGAAGAGATGTTAGTATGTGAAGTACCGAAAGGCTATTTATATTATCATGAAACAAAACGCCGAGAAGAAATCGAAATTACGCCTGCTTTACGAGAAGAATTACAAAAAAATGTAGCAGAAATGCATCAATATTGGAAAAGACGCTATACACCAAAGGTTAAAACTGGAAATTTTTGTAAAAAGTGTTCATTACAAAATATCTGTTTACCTAAATTAATGAATGTTCAAACAGTCAAAGGCTACTTAGATCGGAGGTTATGTGAATGA
- a CDS encoding DJ-1/PfpI family protein produces MTEVFFVLLEDYADWEAASIAAALNQQEGFTVKTVSNEKQAIHSMGGFSTLPDYTLAEACQKEFAALILIGGKSWRTDKAKEVDALVAKAEQQGAVIAAICDATVYLGSLGLLNDHKHTSNQLQDLQEYAGACYTGGNLYVETQAIRVGNLITANGTGHLEFAREILLALQVMPEKEVEQWYNFYKLGYYEAIKQELRNAGEDHVG; encoded by the coding sequence ATGACAGAAGTATTTTTTGTATTATTAGAAGATTATGCAGATTGGGAAGCAGCATCGATTGCAGCAGCCCTGAATCAGCAAGAGGGGTTCACGGTTAAAACTGTTTCAAATGAAAAACAAGCGATTCATTCAATGGGCGGTTTTTCAACATTACCAGATTATACGCTTGCCGAAGCGTGTCAAAAAGAGTTTGCTGCGTTGATTTTAATTGGTGGAAAATCTTGGCGAACGGATAAAGCAAAAGAAGTCGATGCTTTAGTAGCCAAAGCGGAGCAACAAGGTGCTGTGATTGCAGCGATTTGTGATGCGACTGTCTATCTGGGAAGTCTAGGGTTACTAAATGATCACAAGCATACGAGCAACCAATTACAAGACTTACAAGAGTATGCTGGCGCGTGCTATACTGGTGGGAATTTGTATGTAGAAACCCAAGCAATCAGAGTAGGTAACCTGATTACAGCCAATGGGACTGGGCATTTAGAGTTTGCAAGAGAAATTTTGTTGGCACTTCAAGTAATGCCTGAAAAAGAAGTGGAACAGTGGTATAACTTTTACAAGTTAGGTTACTATGAAGCAATCAAACAAGAATTAAGAAATGCAGGTGAGGATCATGTTGGCTAA
- a CDS encoding CRISPR-associated protein Cas3 codes for MYIAHVRKSDKENQYLKDHLAECAELSADWGEKIGLRKTSYLAGLLHDLGKYSNEFQVYLKKAVADPKSVTRGSVDHSTAGGKLLFDYCHKNSRDPFSYILAELVGNAIISHHSSRGLQDFFTPEGEATSDYLRRVDEIEVVEYELIKGRFFQEVMSEEQFQKLLLEATKELKGFYQTDGKNRVKQNDTFFLLKFIYSCLLDADRTNTMLFEENKIFKQHENDVLLQSYSQSLEEYISTFTADTPINQLRSQMSEQCKNFAERKTGIYTLSIPTGGGKTLASLRFALNHAIKHGKERIIYVVPFTTIIEQNAATVREILKDEVNILEHHSNIFTDQEETKERQSEESEAEKEALEQKQALMKDNWESPVIFTTMVQFLNTIYSRGTRNPRRFHNLTNAVIIFDEAQGVPTNCTHLFNESLNFLKNYGTTTSVLCTATQPSLENVGRALAKESDGEMVSNLSEVESKFKRVEVIDRTTDEAWTLEELAEFSEEILAEKENLLIILNTKKAVRSLYQYLENKQLENIELYHLSTSMCAKHRKNLLDELREKLKRNDTKLICITTQLIEAGVDISFQSVIRSVAGLDSIAQAAGRCNRHGEIKQQPVYLINLSADLENLTHLPEIKQGQEITLDILKESSELEQKELLSHDVQKRYFDRYYDCFKDELNYPVKRTSLNLFSLLGEGANALEHYKRTHGSAPLLAFRSSPKTVGKYFQVIDSPTTSVLVPYKKGNDLIADLNGELRPEEYAPTLKKAQQYMVNVFQHELMELQKTGSIYPLLNGDILALTSNAYDLKFGIDLEAEAASGYLEF; via the coding sequence ATGTATATAGCACATGTGAGGAAATCAGATAAAGAGAACCAATATTTAAAAGATCATCTAGCAGAATGTGCCGAATTAAGCGCTGATTGGGGCGAAAAAATAGGACTGAGAAAAACTAGCTATTTAGCTGGTTTGCTTCACGATCTAGGAAAATATTCAAATGAATTCCAAGTGTATTTAAAAAAAGCAGTGGCTGATCCGAAAAGCGTGACACGTGGCAGTGTCGATCATTCAACAGCTGGCGGTAAGCTTCTGTTTGATTATTGTCACAAAAATAGTCGTGATCCATTTTCATATATTCTTGCTGAATTGGTAGGTAATGCAATTATTTCTCATCATAGTAGCCGAGGTCTACAAGACTTTTTTACCCCAGAAGGAGAAGCGACTTCAGATTATCTCAGACGAGTAGATGAAATTGAGGTCGTTGAGTATGAACTAATCAAAGGTCGTTTTTTCCAAGAAGTAATGTCAGAAGAACAGTTTCAGAAATTACTGTTGGAAGCAACAAAAGAATTGAAAGGGTTTTATCAAACTGACGGAAAGAACCGAGTCAAACAAAACGACACCTTTTTCCTTTTGAAATTCATCTATAGTTGCCTTCTTGATGCAGACCGAACAAATACGATGTTATTTGAAGAAAATAAAATATTTAAACAGCATGAAAATGACGTATTACTTCAATCCTATAGCCAAAGCTTAGAAGAATATATCTCAACATTTACAGCTGACACGCCAATCAATCAACTTCGTAGTCAAATGTCAGAACAGTGTAAAAATTTTGCTGAAAGAAAAACAGGGATTTACACCCTGTCGATTCCAACAGGAGGCGGGAAGACGTTGGCAAGTTTACGTTTTGCCTTGAATCACGCTATCAAACATGGAAAAGAACGCATTATTTATGTCGTGCCCTTCACGACTATTATTGAGCAAAATGCTGCAACCGTTCGAGAAATTTTAAAAGACGAAGTAAATATTCTAGAGCATCATTCCAACATTTTTACGGATCAGGAAGAAACGAAAGAAAGACAGTCGGAAGAATCAGAAGCAGAAAAAGAAGCCTTAGAGCAGAAACAAGCATTAATGAAAGACAATTGGGAAAGTCCAGTAATTTTTACCACAATGGTGCAGTTTCTAAATACGATATACAGCCGAGGAACGCGAAATCCACGTCGTTTTCATAACTTAACAAATGCGGTGATTATTTTTGATGAAGCACAAGGTGTTCCAACAAACTGCACTCATTTATTTAATGAAAGCTTGAACTTCTTAAAAAATTACGGCACAACGACAAGTGTTTTATGCACTGCAACTCAGCCATCTTTAGAAAATGTCGGTAGAGCGTTAGCCAAAGAATCCGATGGCGAAATGGTTTCTAACTTATCAGAAGTAGAATCAAAGTTTAAACGAGTAGAGGTTATTGATCGGACAACAGATGAAGCATGGACGCTTGAAGAGCTAGCAGAGTTTAGCGAAGAAATTTTAGCAGAAAAAGAAAACCTGCTGATTATTTTAAATACAAAAAAAGCTGTTCGAAGTCTCTATCAGTATTTGGAAAATAAGCAATTAGAGAATATTGAATTATATCATTTGAGTACTTCAATGTGTGCCAAGCATCGGAAAAATTTATTGGATGAGCTGCGTGAAAAGCTAAAAAGGAACGACACAAAACTCATCTGTATCACAACGCAATTAATTGAAGCTGGTGTGGATATCAGTTTCCAATCCGTTATTCGTTCAGTAGCAGGATTAGACTCAATTGCGCAAGCGGCAGGACGTTGTAATCGTCACGGCGAAATCAAACAGCAACCAGTCTATCTAATCAATCTTTCAGCAGACCTTGAAAATCTGACTCATTTACCAGAAATTAAACAAGGTCAAGAAATTACGCTAGATATTCTTAAAGAAAGCAGTGAACTAGAACAAAAGGAATTACTTTCTCATGATGTTCAAAAACGGTATTTTGATCGATATTATGATTGTTTTAAGGATGAATTAAATTATCCCGTAAAAAGGACATCCCTCAATCTCTTTAGTCTATTAGGTGAAGGGGCTAATGCTCTAGAGCACTACAAACGAACACATGGCTCTGCTCCTCTATTGGCTTTTAGAAGTAGTCCTAAAACAGTAGGAAAATATTTTCAGGTCATTGATAGCCCAACAACATCAGTACTTGTTCCGTATAAAAAAGGCAACGATCTAATCGCTGATTTAAATGGAGAGTTGAGACCAGAAGAGTATGCCCCTACTTTAAAAAAAGCACAACAATATATGGTCAATGTGTTTCAGCACGAACTGATGGAACTTCAAAAAACGGGTAGTATTTATCCGCTTCTGAATGGAGATATTCTAGCACTTACAAGTAATGCATACGATTTGAAATTTGGTATCGATTTAGAAGCTGAGGCTGCGAGCGGCTATTTAGAATTTTAG
- a CDS encoding type I-C CRISPR-associated protein Cas8c/Csd1: MSWLNDLYETYRENADQVGKVQRTSAGKEIVLLPIAHAYQNAQIEVTIMPEGEFYSASVVPKEDAQTMIPVTIESAGRAGSTSAPHLIHDNLVYVAGDFEHYGGVYKKNKAGKNSYQMYLENLQAWCESDYSQPVVKSVLSYLKKGKLIEDLIQAKVMVEKNHQLIPKWSKELEAEFGEKPALFSVVVGEQATSFVRFAVQEPGTGKRPLWGDSEIIDSFVAYYTNELTNEGLDYVTGKMLPLTENHPSKVRYGGDMAKIISGNDSVNFTYKGRFTDKNQVASISYEVSQKGHNALKWLIGKQAFILDGRVFLTWGKKETNVPNPEESSADFLDFDAIFAKDEEAEVLLNPDTTHQQFSELFKKALNGYSVKLAYHEPIYIMILDAATPGRMGILYYRSIEKEQYFARIEDWHQTCFWRHTYGSKNKQRYTFWGAPSLRDIAEAAYGSRASDTLIKNTIHELFPCVVDGKRIPINLVRNLLQRASNPVSMEKWEWEKTLSIACAVMKKHFNFKKEEKNVALDKNQKDRSYLFGRMLAVADVLEERALYKAGINRSTNAIRYMNAFSNHPLKTWRIIQENLIPYQARLRGKGSYYQKLLDEIGDSFEFEDYTDKALDGKYLLGYYSQRADLKKKTEEKTEE, from the coding sequence ATGAGTTGGTTGAATGACTTATATGAAACGTACAGAGAAAATGCCGACCAAGTAGGAAAAGTCCAACGAACTTCGGCTGGAAAAGAAATTGTACTTTTACCCATTGCACATGCGTATCAAAATGCTCAAATCGAAGTAACGATAATGCCAGAAGGTGAATTTTATTCAGCAAGCGTCGTTCCAAAAGAAGACGCTCAAACAATGATTCCTGTAACGATCGAATCTGCTGGAAGAGCAGGTTCAACGTCTGCACCACATTTAATCCATGACAATTTAGTTTATGTTGCGGGTGATTTTGAGCACTATGGTGGTGTTTACAAAAAGAATAAAGCTGGAAAAAATTCTTATCAGATGTATTTAGAAAACTTGCAGGCTTGGTGTGAATCAGATTATTCTCAGCCAGTCGTTAAAAGTGTTTTAAGTTATTTAAAAAAAGGCAAACTAATTGAAGATTTAATACAGGCAAAGGTAATGGTTGAGAAAAATCATCAACTTATTCCCAAATGGTCAAAAGAACTAGAAGCAGAATTTGGCGAGAAACCAGCATTATTCAGTGTAGTAGTTGGAGAACAAGCAACCTCTTTCGTTCGATTTGCTGTTCAAGAACCAGGAACAGGAAAACGACCACTCTGGGGAGATTCAGAAATCATTGACTCCTTTGTCGCTTATTATACAAACGAACTGACGAACGAAGGGCTGGATTATGTGACGGGCAAAATGTTACCTCTGACAGAAAATCATCCTTCGAAAGTGCGTTATGGCGGTGATATGGCGAAAATAATTTCTGGCAATGATTCGGTGAATTTCACCTATAAAGGTCGTTTTACAGATAAAAATCAAGTGGCTTCGATCAGTTATGAAGTCTCTCAAAAAGGCCATAACGCCTTAAAATGGTTGATTGGCAAACAAGCATTTATTTTAGATGGACGAGTCTTTTTAACCTGGGGGAAAAAAGAAACGAATGTTCCTAATCCAGAAGAATCCAGTGCTGATTTTCTTGATTTCGATGCTATTTTTGCAAAAGATGAAGAAGCAGAAGTTTTACTAAACCCAGATACAACCCATCAACAATTTTCTGAGTTGTTTAAAAAAGCCTTGAATGGTTATAGTGTAAAGCTTGCTTATCACGAACCAATTTACATCATGATTCTAGATGCAGCTACTCCAGGCAGAATGGGGATTCTGTACTATCGTTCGATTGAAAAAGAACAATACTTTGCTCGAATTGAAGACTGGCATCAAACTTGTTTCTGGCGACATACTTATGGCAGTAAAAATAAGCAGCGTTATACTTTTTGGGGAGCGCCATCTTTGAGGGATATCGCCGAAGCAGCCTATGGTTCACGAGCGAGTGATACGCTGATAAAAAATACAATTCATGAACTATTTCCTTGTGTTGTAGATGGAAAAAGGATTCCAATAAATCTAGTTCGAAATCTCCTACAAAGAGCGTCAAATCCTGTAAGCATGGAAAAATGGGAATGGGAAAAAACATTAAGTATTGCCTGTGCAGTAATGAAAAAACACTTTAATTTTAAAAAGGAGGAAAAAAATGTGGCTCTAGATAAAAATCAGAAAGATAGAAGTTACTTATTTGGAAGAATGTTGGCAGTTGCTGATGTGTTGGAAGAACGTGCCTTATATAAAGCAGGTATTAATAGAAGTACAAATGCGATTCGCTATATGAATGCTTTTAGTAATCATCCGTTAAAAACTTGGAGGATCATTCAAGAAAATTTGATTCCGTATCAAGCAAGGTTAAGAGGAAAAGGAAGTTATTATCAAAAATTATTAGATGAAATTGGTGATTCTTTTGAGTTTGAAGACTATACAGATAAAGCTTTAGACGGGAAATATTTATTAGGTTATTATAGCCAACGAGCAGATTTGAAGAAAAAAACAGAAGAGAAAACGGAGGAATAA